One window from the genome of Paracoccus marcusii encodes:
- the ttcA gene encoding tRNA 2-thiocytidine(32) synthetase TtcA, giving the protein MLDDADTTEIHPLFAGAPQGTEFRKLRKRLVRETRAAIEDYAMVRPGDRWLVCLSGGKDSYTLLAILHELQWRGLLPVELLACNLDQGQPNFPATVLPEFLKARGVPHRIEYQDTYSIVKEKVPAGRTYCALCSRLRRGNLYRIAREEGCSAVVLGHHRDDMLETFFMNLFHGGRLATMPPKLLNEDGDLTVLRPLAYVAEDDCDRFSRAMNYPIIPCDLCGSQEGLQRVQVKRMLDEWEARTPGRRQVMFRSLMNVRPSHLLDTELFDFSAIFPPEQGDKPALPPILRDLAGEH; this is encoded by the coding sequence ATGCTGGACGACGCTGACACAACCGAGATCCACCCCCTGTTCGCGGGCGCCCCCCAGGGGACCGAGTTCCGCAAGCTGCGCAAGCGGCTGGTCCGCGAGACCCGCGCCGCGATCGAGGATTACGCGATGGTCCGCCCCGGCGACCGCTGGCTGGTGTGCCTGTCGGGCGGCAAGGACAGTTATACCCTGCTGGCGATCCTGCACGAGCTGCAGTGGCGCGGGCTGCTGCCGGTCGAGCTGTTGGCCTGCAACCTTGACCAGGGACAGCCCAACTTTCCGGCCACGGTGCTGCCCGAGTTCCTCAAGGCGCGCGGCGTGCCGCACCGGATCGAATACCAGGACACCTATTCCATCGTGAAGGAGAAGGTCCCGGCCGGCCGCACCTATTGCGCGCTGTGTTCGCGTCTGCGCCGCGGCAACCTGTACCGCATCGCGCGCGAGGAGGGCTGTTCCGCCGTCGTGCTGGGCCATCACCGCGACGACATGCTGGAGACGTTCTTCATGAACCTGTTCCATGGCGGCCGCCTGGCCACCATGCCGCCGAAGCTGTTGAACGAGGATGGCGACCTGACCGTCCTGCGCCCGCTAGCCTATGTGGCCGAGGACGATTGCGACCGCTTTTCGCGGGCGATGAACTATCCCATCATCCCCTGCGATCTGTGCGGAAGCCAGGAAGGGCTGCAGCGCGTCCAGGTGAAACGCATGCTGGACGAATGGGAGGCGCGGACGCCCGGACGACGGCAGGTGATGTTCCGGTCGCTGATGAATGTCCGGCCGTCGCACCTGCTGGATACTGAACTATTCGATTTTTCCGCGATTTTCCCGCCCGAACAGGGTGATAAGCCCGCCCTTCCGCCGATCCTGCGCGATCTGGCCGGGGAACATTAA
- a CDS encoding sensor histidine kinase — MRLNTISGRFAALTTMFVILAELFILLPSLAGFRLDYLESRLERAQIASLALLATDESIALDLEAELLQTAGVFNVVLRRNDVRQLVLSSPIPGPIAATYDLRSEGVLHTIGDSLRALADRQNRVIRVIGAPVNQAGQLIEITMETAPLRQAMIDYGLRLLAVSAAFSILTAVLLFTAAQRMILVPIRRVITHMSAYASAPEDSRHIIIPDARLAELREAETALQSMQQTVTSSLKQKERMAQLGQAIAKISHDLRNILTTAQIFADRLEDSADPKVRRAAPKLVNSITRAVNLCETTLAFGKAEEPAPTLSRFNLAQLAAEVIEAETLAGEAAGRVEFLTDIPPSLVIRADRDQLYRVLANLARNARQAIEATGGPGTVEIGAGEAESDWWIKVCDSGPGLPDKAREYLFKPFTGSTRRGGTGLGLTIAADLVRGHGGRLILLRSDAEGSQFCIHIPRGMADLSARADAAAR; from the coding sequence ATGCGACTGAACACGATCTCTGGCCGATTCGCCGCGCTGACAACCATGTTCGTCATCCTGGCAGAGCTGTTCATCCTGCTGCCATCCTTGGCGGGCTTCCGGCTGGACTATCTGGAGAGCCGGCTGGAAAGGGCGCAGATCGCCAGTCTGGCCCTGCTGGCCACCGACGAATCGATCGCTCTGGATCTGGAGGCCGAGCTGCTGCAGACGGCCGGCGTCTTCAACGTCGTGCTGCGGCGCAACGACGTGCGCCAGTTGGTCCTGTCGTCGCCCATCCCGGGCCCGATCGCCGCGACGTATGATCTGCGGTCCGAAGGCGTGCTGCACACGATCGGCGATTCGCTGCGGGCGCTGGCCGACCGACAGAATCGTGTGATCCGCGTCATCGGCGCACCGGTGAATCAGGCGGGCCAGCTGATCGAGATCACCATGGAGACCGCGCCCCTGCGTCAGGCGATGATCGACTACGGCCTGCGCCTGCTGGCGGTATCGGCCGCGTTCTCGATCCTGACGGCGGTCCTGCTGTTCACAGCCGCGCAACGGATGATCCTGGTGCCGATCCGCCGCGTGATCACCCACATGTCCGCCTATGCCAGCGCGCCCGAGGACAGCCGCCACATCATCATCCCCGACGCGCGCCTGGCGGAACTCCGCGAGGCCGAGACCGCCCTGCAGTCGATGCAGCAGACCGTGACGTCCTCCCTCAAGCAGAAGGAGCGGATGGCACAGCTGGGCCAGGCGATCGCAAAGATCAGCCACGACCTGCGCAACATCCTGACCACGGCGCAAATCTTTGCCGACCGTCTGGAGGACAGCGCCGACCCCAAGGTGCGCCGAGCCGCGCCCAAGCTGGTCAATTCGATCACCCGCGCCGTGAACCTGTGCGAGACGACGCTGGCCTTCGGCAAGGCCGAGGAGCCTGCGCCGACGCTGTCACGCTTCAACCTGGCGCAGCTGGCTGCCGAGGTGATCGAGGCCGAGACCCTGGCAGGAGAGGCGGCAGGGCGGGTCGAGTTCCTGACCGACATTCCCCCCAGCCTGGTGATCCGCGCCGATCGCGATCAGCTGTACCGCGTGCTGGCCAACCTGGCCCGCAATGCCCGCCAGGCGATCGAGGCGACCGGCGGCCCCGGCACGGTCGAGATCGGCGCCGGCGAGGCAGAGAGCGATTGGTGGATCAAGGTCTGCGATTCGGGACCGGGCCTGCCGGACAAGGCGCGCGAGTACCTGTTCAAGCCTTTCACGGGCAGCACGCGCCGCGGCGGCACGGGCCTGGGTCTGACGATCGCGGCCGATCTGGTGCGTGGGCACGGGGGCCGGCTGATCCTGCTGCGCAGCGATGCCGAGGGCAGCCAGTTCTGCATCCACATCCCCCGCGGGATGGCCGATCTGTCGGCCCGCGCCGACGCCGCGGCGCGCTGA
- the yidD gene encoding membrane protein insertion efficiency factor YidD translates to MSPLARLVALPVRGYRLLASPWVGHGCRFQPTCSAYALDALARHGALRGSWLALRRIGRCHPWGGHGYDPVPGADPDHERARDAGRR, encoded by the coding sequence ATGAGCCCGCTGGCGCGCCTTGTCGCGCTGCCGGTGCGCGGCTATCGGCTGCTGGCCTCTCCTTGGGTCGGGCATGGCTGCCGGTTCCAGCCGACCTGTTCGGCCTATGCACTGGATGCGCTGGCCCGCCACGGCGCCCTGCGCGGCAGCTGGCTGGCCCTGCGGCGCATCGGGCGCTGTCATCCCTGGGGCGGGCACGGCTATGATCCGGTGCCCGGCGCCGATCCCGACCATGAAAGGGCCCGCGATGCTGGACGACGCTGA
- the rnpA gene encoding ribonuclease P protein component has protein sequence MPPLPHPAEVQPRDVGTAAFRMPPVLQKRADFLAAARARRQGMPGFLLQARRRDDDGPARIGFTCSKKIGNAVARNRAKRRLREVARLGLGDLGQAGWDYVLVGRPEATIARPFADLQGDFARAMAKIHA, from the coding sequence ATGCCGCCTCTGCCCCATCCTGCTGAAGTTCAGCCAAGGGATGTCGGCACGGCGGCATTTCGCATGCCGCCCGTCCTGCAGAAACGCGCCGATTTCCTGGCCGCCGCCCGTGCGCGCCGTCAGGGAATGCCGGGCTTCCTGCTGCAGGCCCGCAGGCGGGATGATGACGGCCCGGCACGGATCGGTTTCACCTGCTCCAAGAAGATCGGCAATGCCGTGGCCCGCAATCGCGCCAAGCGGCGCCTGCGCGAGGTCGCCCGCCTTGGGCTGGGCGATCTGGGCCAGGCCGGATGGGACTATGTCCTGGTCGGACGCCCCGAAGCGACCATCGCCCGGCCCTTTGCCGATCTGCAGGGCGATTTCGCGCGCGCCATGGCCAAGATCCACGCATGA
- a CDS encoding EAL domain-containing protein, whose amino-acid sequence MSKNANRLFSPLRRLLGGAKRGQDLSRSLLLMRLENTEALGNILDKAAMGHLMVQLSMTLGGAVRPYDPVQVLAPGLFAFVLRDRTDRDALQVARRLHQQGQTPVALSGQQVTPVMTGVLIHATTPDLPSITALVDNARQRMNLVEDCALGQLRLYPYDPALSGPGLIATVSDAVVAAQMEAWFQPQVCCNSGQITGFEALARWNHPTRGILAPGVFLPHMSPADHNTLTLFMLAQSMAALKTWDKAGFDVPTVSINISNCELSDRGFADCLLWELDRHEISPRRLVVEVLESVGPVTSSGETRENLRKLAEAGCQIDLDDFGTGYASLDAIRQFGINRIKIDRSFVTACDIDNGQQRMILAILALAERLGIAALAEGVETREEYAFLAHMGCDEVQGYAIARPMPLTKSLDFLAGHADAAARLPTIGLRG is encoded by the coding sequence ATGTCAAAGAATGCGAACCGCTTGTTCTCGCCCCTCCGCAGGCTGCTTGGCGGCGCCAAGCGGGGTCAGGACCTGTCCCGCAGCCTGCTGCTGATGCGGCTGGAGAACACCGAAGCCCTGGGCAACATCTTGGACAAGGCCGCGATGGGGCACCTGATGGTGCAGCTGTCGATGACCCTGGGTGGCGCGGTGCGTCCCTATGATCCGGTGCAGGTGCTGGCGCCCGGCCTGTTCGCCTTCGTGCTGCGCGACCGGACCGACCGCGACGCGCTGCAGGTCGCGCGCAGACTGCACCAGCAGGGACAGACGCCCGTCGCCCTGTCGGGCCAGCAGGTCACCCCGGTGATGACCGGCGTCCTGATCCACGCCACGACCCCCGACCTGCCCTCGATCACCGCGCTGGTCGACAATGCCCGCCAGCGGATGAACCTGGTCGAGGATTGCGCCCTTGGCCAGCTGCGTCTCTATCCCTACGACCCTGCCCTGTCCGGGCCGGGCCTGATCGCGACCGTCAGCGACGCGGTGGTCGCGGCGCAGATGGAGGCATGGTTCCAGCCGCAGGTGTGCTGCAATTCCGGCCAGATCACCGGGTTCGAGGCGCTGGCCCGCTGGAACCACCCGACCCGCGGCATCCTTGCCCCGGGGGTGTTCCTGCCGCATATGTCGCCTGCCGATCACAATACCCTGACGCTGTTCATGCTGGCGCAGTCCATGGCCGCGCTGAAGACCTGGGACAAGGCCGGGTTCGACGTGCCGACCGTGTCGATCAACATCTCGAACTGCGAACTGTCGGACCGCGGTTTTGCCGACTGCCTGCTGTGGGAGCTGGATCGCCACGAGATCTCTCCACGCCGCTTGGTGGTCGAGGTGCTGGAAAGCGTCGGTCCCGTCACCAGCAGCGGAGAGACCCGCGAGAACCTGCGCAAGCTGGCCGAGGCCGGCTGCCAGATCGACCTGGACGATTTCGGCACTGGCTATGCCAGCTTGGACGCGATCCGACAGTTCGGCATCAACCGCATCAAGATCGACCGCAGCTTTGTCACTGCCTGCGACATCGACAACGGCCAGCAGCGGATGATCCTGGCGATCCTGGCCCTGGCCGAGCGGTTGGGCATCGCGGCCCTGGCCGAAGGGGTTGAAACCCGCGAGGAATATGCGTTCCTGGCGCACATGGGCTGCGACGAAGTCCAGGGCTATGCCATCGCCCGGCCCATGCCGCTGACGAAAAGCCTGGACTTCCTGGCCGGCCACGCGGACGCCGCGGCGCGCCTTCCCACGATCGGCCTGCGCGGCTGA
- the rpmH gene encoding 50S ribosomal protein L34, with amino-acid sequence MKRTFQPSNLVRARRHGFRARMATKGGRLVLNRRRAKGRKRLSA; translated from the coding sequence ATGAAGCGCACCTTCCAACCGTCGAACCTCGTTCGTGCGCGCCGTCACGGCTTCCGCGCCCGCATGGCCACCAAAGGCGGCCGTCTGGTGCTGAACCGCCGCCGCGCCAAGGGCCGCAAGCGTCTGTCGGCCTGA